In Macadamia integrifolia cultivar HAES 741 chromosome 1, SCU_Mint_v3, whole genome shotgun sequence, a single window of DNA contains:
- the LOC122082257 gene encoding transcription factor MYB20-like, giving the protein MGRQPCCDKVGLKKGPWTAEEDNKLINFILTNGQCCWRAVPKLAGLLRCGKSCRLRWTNYLRPDLKRGLLSESEEKMVIDLHASLGNRWSKIASHLPGRTDNEIKNHWNTHIKKKLKKMGIDPVTHQPILTSTDQEVLPTSPPPPPPPPPPLELQQELFAVSAISEAEQNRGNETSLESAINEIKEQENNIMSITSPFNCTDYSDSFCTDEVPLIEPHEILVPCVPSSSTSSTSSSSTSSSGMLEDMQFSSLLWPEYTNMSIWDDFNYCDFLCSEDDDRKLANDPPLNQFQRVVFDQEPWKLDLL; this is encoded by the exons ATGGGAAGGCAACCTTGCTGTGACAAAGTGGGTTTAAAGAAGGGGCCATGGACTGCTGAGGAAGACAACAAGCTCATCAACTTTATCCTCACCAATGGCCAATGCTGTTGGAGAGCAGTTCCTAAACTTGCAG GTTTGTTAAGATGTGGAAAAAGTTGCAGGCTTAGATGGACTAATTATCTTAGACCTGATTTGAAGAGGGGTTTGTTATCAGAATCTGAGGAGAAAATGGTTATTGATCTCCATGCTTCTCTTGGAAATAG atgGTCCAAGATAGCTTCTCATCTCCCTGGCAGAACTGATAATGAGATAAAGAATCACTGGAACACCCACATCAAGAAGAAGCTAAAGAAGATGGGTATTGATCCTGTCACTCACCAGCCAATCCTCACTTCAACTGATCAAGAAGTACTACCcacatcaccaccaccaccaccaccaccaccaccaccactagaaCTGCAACAAGAGTTATTTgctgtttctgccatttctgaaGCAGAACAGAACAGGGGAAATGAGACATCTTTAGAGTCGGCCATTAATGAgataaaagaacaagaaaacaacaTTATGAGCATTACAAGCCCATTCAATTGTACAGATTACAGTGATAGTTTCTGTACAGATGAAGTTCCTCTGATTGAACCCCATGAGATTCTAGTCCCTTGTGTGCCTTCTTCATCAACTTCTtcaacttcatcttcttctacttcttcatctggGATGCTGGAAGACATGCAGTTCTCAAGTTTGTTGTGGCCTGAATACACCAACATGTCAATCTGGGATGATTTTAACTATTGTGATTTTCTTTGTAGTGAAGATGATGACAGGAAACTAGCCAATGATCCTCCTCTCAATCAGTTCCAAAGAGTAGTTTTTGATCAAGAACCTTGGAAATTAGACCTCTTGTGA